Proteins encoded in a region of the Apostichopus japonicus isolate 1M-3 chromosome 19, ASM3797524v1, whole genome shotgun sequence genome:
- the LOC139959557 gene encoding uncharacterized protein — protein sequence MEGAQTKSNGPLMQGFLSRRIMGGSMKSKKKWFVLTGRRLLSFKSEQAFKNDNVFIDCFDLMQLQAVRALTSQGHAKNAFEIVTMNKSIVFQSPSQEQSLQWLDALKEVMMQRFSDTAELPEKEEETKKIEDELQRRKSNLKFWRNSSQSSSRHFSDEEDAINSFDFLANQEKQEEEEGDVFNDGDHDQDLADHMVDARPISASSGVDSTSVDESPDYDVPATHAHSEDEGISETTGEPNSDETNDPMYENFRQPEKLRRKSSPAIEELKELVHFEEKVNDDDTGTAEVKGIEELRALLASMP from the exons ATGGAAGGTGCTCAGACGAAATCAAACGGTCCTTTGATGCAGGGTTTCTTAAGTCGACGCATAATGGGCGGTAGCATGAAG AGCAAGAAAAAGTGGTTCGTCTTAACAGGAAGGCGGCTACTAAGTTTCAAAAGCGAACAAGCTTTCAAAAAC GACAATgttttcatagattgttttgaCCTGATGCAGTTACAGGCGGTGAGAGCTCTCACTTCTCAGGGGCATGCTAAGAACGCTTTCGAAATCGTCACCATGAATAAATCAATAGTTTTC CAATCACCATCCCAGGAGCAGTCACTCCAATGGCTGGACGCTTTGAAGGAAGTGATGATGCAACGATTTTCAGACACAGCAGAATTaccagaaaaagaagaagaaacaaagaaaataga AGATGAACTACAGAGACGGAAGTCAAATCTTAAATTCTGGAGAAATTCATCACAGAGTTCATCGAGACATTTTTCAGATGAAGAAGATGCGATAAATTCATTCGATTTTCTGGCTAATCAGGAGaagcaggaggaggaggagggggatgtATTCAATGATGGAGACCACGATCAAGATTTAGCAGACCATATGGTAGACGCTCGGCCAATTTCGGCCAGTTCCGGTGTGGACTCGACTTCTGTTGATGAGTCACCAGATTATGACGTCCCTGCTACGCATGCGCACAGCGAGGACGAAGGCATCAGTGAAACAACGGGAGAACCGAACTCGGATGAAACAAATGACCCAATGTATGAAAATTTCAGACAGCCAGAAAAACTGAGGAGAAAATCGAGCCCAGCAATTGAAGAATTAAAAGAACTTGTTCATTTTGAGGAGAAGGTGAACGATGATGACACTGGGACTGCTGAAGTAAAGGGAATTGAAGAATTACGGGCACTGTTAGCTTCTATGCCATGA
- the LOC139959555 gene encoding TWiK family of potassium channels protein 7-like, with translation MACLSPRTTALLKLSVPHVALVIFYFSYLFAGSLLFHFLENTSEKKAVAQFDNREESLREEIKTLLMNCSEAAPEQATLLDTLLQELVDTVTHPDWEGGRYDVMESGNEWSISSSLLFCFTTITTIGYGVSVPATTMGKIAVVIYSAIGVPLSFLLFADMGGLLARLASFIASSIRLRCRGKMARAGFMSFGDTESSDSTAVHQDSHAVYRDTAGDNNAVEGGNDDGIFDGSTTSPVNKRESRIILQKQPSYLASVLEEYDNGNVPFPVIILFIVSYMCIGALSFSLSEGWSYLEAFYFTFITLTTIGFGDFYPIKHIENNSLFPCMIYTLVGLCCLSMCITLLQARFIKLVTNIKSNALSITKFSTEREAGINSS, from the exons ATGGCTTGTTTATCTCCAAGGACGACGGCCCTTCTAAAGCTATCTGTCCCTCATGTGGCGCTGGTCATCTTTTACTTCAGTTACCTGTTCGCAGGCAGCTTGCTCTTCCACTTCCTGGAGAACACATCGGAAAAAAAGGCCGTTGCTCAGTTTGACAATAGAGAAGAGTCCTTACGTGAAGAGATCAAGACACTGCTCATGAACTGCTCCGAGGCAGCACCCGAGCAGGCGACTCTACTAGATACTCTGTTACAGGAGCTAGTGGATACTGTAACCCATCCCGATTGGGAAGGAGGGCGCTATGATGTAATGGAATCTGGCAATGAGTGGTCGATATCTTCGTCCTTGCTGTTCTGTTTTACCACGATCACAACCATAG GATACGGTGTATCGGTTCCAGCGACGACAATGGGAAAGATTGCAGTAGTCATCTATAGCGCTATTGGGGTACCCCTTTCCTTTCTCCTCTTTGCCGATATGGGTGGCTTGCTCGCCCGACTGGCCTCCTTCATCGCTTCATCTATCCGATTGAGGTGTCGTGGTAAGATGGCTCGGGCAGGTTTCATGTCGTTCGGGGACACCGAGTCTAGTGATTCTACCGCGGTGCACCAAGACTCTCATGCGGTTTATCGCGACACTGCAGGTGATAACAATGCCGTGGAGGGAGGAAATGACGACGGGATATTCGACGGATCTACAACGTCTCCTGTGAATAAAAGGGAATCGCGGATCATCCTTCAGAAACAACCGAGTTACTTGGCAAGCGTATTAGAAGAGTACGACAATGGGAACGTCCCTTTCCCGGTCATTATTCTTTTCATAGTGAGTTACATGTGCATTGGTGCTTTAAGTTTTTCGCTCTCTGAAGGATGGAGTTACCTAGAAGCGTTTTATTTCACATTTATCACGCTGACTACGATTGGATTCGGCGACTTTTATCCCATAAAACATATCGAGAATAACTCTCTGTTTCCTTGTATGATATACACACTGGTAGGTCTCTGCTGTTTGTCAATGTGTATCACCTTGTTACAGGCCAGGTTTATTAAACTTGTTACAAATATCAAATCCAATGCATTGTCGATAACAAAGTTTAGCACCGAAAGAGAAGCCGGTATAAATTCATCATAG